The Oncorhynchus nerka isolate Pitt River linkage group LG5, Oner_Uvic_2.0, whole genome shotgun sequence nucleotide sequence ACCCTGTCCACCGACCTGCTGCCCGCGGAGAGCTACGAGCTGGGCCTGTGGGAGACATGTGTGGTGCAGGACCTTGGAATTCTGGAGTGCAGACCCTATGACAGCCTCCTCGGCCTGCCTCCGGACATCAAACTAGCCCGGATCCTCATGTGTGTAACAGTGGCCACGGGCCTCCTGGGTCTCCTGCTAGCCATTCCTGGAATCTACTGGATCAACAGCTGCAACCAGGGGTCTGAGGGTTTGAGGGTGAAGAGATTGATGAAGATGCTGGGGGGGATATTGTGCTTGGTCGCAGGGATACTGGGTCTCATACCTGTGTCTTACATCGCTCACCTGACGGTCATGCGGTTCTTTGATGAGGCCGTGCCGGCCATTGTGCCGCGCTGGGAGTTTGGGGATGCCCTGTTCTGTGGCTGGACGGCGGGGTTTCTACACCTGGTGGCTGGCTCTCTGCTGGTCACCTCCTGCGTGTGCCTTCAAGAGGAGCCCTGCACCTTACAGATGCCTATACCGCTACAGAGAagacatacacacgtacacagtACCAATACCCCACATAGGAAGAGGTCCATGGAATATGTTTGATGAGCTATTGAGAAGTGAGAACAGTATTCTCAGTAGCCTCTGCCCTTTCTCTATCGATGGTGAATAAAACAATGCTTATCTAAAGCTTTTTCATGCTTATTTACATTAGCTATAGTTATTGAGTACTCTTGCTGGGACAAATCTTTCTTCATATTCTAAGACAGAACTGGCACACAATGGTGGTACTTATTTCAATCACTCAAAAAGGGTTTGGTGCATGTCATGTTTGCAAAAATATCACCTACATTTATCAAACAGAAATTCTTGATGGAACCAAAGAGACTAAAGCTTTTAAAGCTGCCAGTTCTTCCTTGGTACTGTGTAAGAGATAGTGTGCAATGGTGCCAGAGAATTTGATGACAAGCAGTATTTTGTCTGTGAAATGGCTGTAAACTATTCTGGCCAAGGTTGATTATTCTGTATGTCAATGTCAATGATTGTCTTGGATATCATATCTTATCACAacacaaattattttttacagcATCTGTCATCATTATTGTCCAATAACTACATGAAGCCTGATTGAATGAAGCTGATTTCTCACTAGCAAGGCCATGAAGCCAGATTGAATGAAGCTGATTTCTCACTAGCAAGGCCATTAAAAATTGTATCCCTTCTTATAGCCTACACAGTTACTCAATCAACAATGCATtacaggaataatgaatcatacaAATTGTAAATAGAACAAAGAGAAAAGGTATAACATTATATTGTAGAAGGCAAGTAAGAATTAATGTGAGGAATGTACTAAGTATTTGGAAATGTGTGTTTTAAATTGTGAAATATAAGGACCTGATTGCAACAACTTGACAAGACAATGACTTCATGGATATTTGAGGATCTGATTGTATTTGTTTCATTTCTGCTGAAATTTCCACTATACATTCTCTCTAGTTAGAGGCCAATATTACTGATTTACCACATACATTAtatcagatatatatatatctatatacattaTCTTGTATATTCCTCTGTAGTGGTTCTGACTCTGAATTGATCAGACATAGTGCCACAGGGCTACATATCCTATATCAGTTATATCCATAGTGTGGAGAAATCTGTACATAAAAAAAAGTTGATATtatcaaataaagaaaaaaaaccTGACAAAAACCTGACCATGATTCATTCCTAAGCTCACAAACCACTTGCTTGTGTTACATAAGCGTAAACTGTTGCTAGGCAACGATGAGGAAGTGAGTTTAAGTAAGGTGAGGTGACAGACCAAGTCCAGTGGAAACGGAGCTGAAGTCTAATTCCCGCTGATTTCGGTCTTGGCTCCTGGGCTAAGCTGGAGTTAATGAACATCAGAATAATGATGTGTAATGTGAGGAATGTCAGATTTCCTGGACATCGCCCATTACACACAAGCTTGCTCAGGCAGGTCAAGTTCTTATACTTCATTTTTTAATATAATTTCTCCTTTATTTATTTAGCCAGGTGAGTCCCATTGAGAAATTAATCTCTTTCTCAAGGGTTCCCTACATGGCCAAGCGGAAACAACAGCCGTAAAATACTTCCTGTCTATTTCAATGCTATAATTTCATCTCCAAATGAGACCATGTTCCCTAtgcagtgcattacttttgaccaggacccatagggagctggttaaaagtactgcactatttagggaatagggcaccatttgggacacaaacttGCTTCTGAGTGTGCTCTGCTACAGTTCCTTTCAGGTCTTCACATTACGAGAACCCGCCTGGATTTTGAAATGCTCGATTTGCTCCCCACCGCCTCCTGTGTCCATGTTGTCATCTGAAAGATCCCATTGTTGTCCCCTCACAATGGAAGTCATTATAGCTTCCTATGTTAATCGCTTGATCTATCATAGGCAGTGGTTGGTCCTGCATCAGAGAAAGACATGAAGCCAACCACTATATGTTAAACTGCTGTATTGTCACGTCACTTTGAAACACCATGAAAGGGAACATTCGAAACCATTCTATCCTACCTCAATCTCACAGAAAACCACAACAGCTCTGTTGTACAGTGCTGATAAAGTTATGCTCCTTTCTTAGCAGATTGTGAAATGCCTTGTGGGATATGTCTATCGCTTGGTGGTTAATGATTAGGGTCAGGGTGGTTAGGGTTATCACTATTGACGATTAGGGTTTGGGTTACGGGTTAAGGACAGGTTAGGTTGAGGATTTGGGTCTGGATCAATGAAGTTCAATGAGTTGCATCGATCTATTCCTTCACTATCAACTTTACTGTAACAACTTTAGTATTGTTAGACTCATTTACAAAAATAATTGAACTGGATGTACAGTCTTacatcctatttcgcaacaaaaaatccttcactcatgctgccaaacataccctcgtaaactgactatcctaccgatccttgacttcggcgaagtcatttacaaaatagcctccaacactctactcagcaaattggatgcagtctatcacagtgtcatccgttttatcaccaaagccccatatactacccaccactgcgacctgtatgctctcgttggctggccctcgcttcatattcgtcaccaaacccactggcttcaggttatttataagtctttgctaggtaaagctccgccttatctcagctcactggtcaccatagcaacacccacccatagcacacgctccagcaggtatatttcactggtcaccccaaaagccaattcctcctttggccacctttccttccagttctctgctgccaatgactggaacaaactgcaaaaatcactgaa carries:
- the LOC115129692 gene encoding putative claudin-24 codes for the protein MDPGVCAMELLGVFFSIGAWICSLATTIMSTWLTLSTDLLPAESYELGLWETCVVQDLGILECRPYDSLLGLPPDIKLARILMCVTVATGLLGLLLAIPGIYWINSCNQGSEGLRVKRLMKMLGGILCLVAGILGLIPVSYIAHLTVMRFFDEAVPAIVPRWEFGDALFCGWTAGFLHLVAGSLLVTSCVCLQEEPCTLQMPIPLQRRHTHVHSTNTPHRKRSMEYV